A window of the Penaeus vannamei isolate JL-2024 chromosome 19, ASM4276789v1, whole genome shotgun sequence genome harbors these coding sequences:
- the LOC138864948 gene encoding uncharacterized protein produces MSTRGISWCFNPPHASHFGGVWERQIRSIRRVLSGICYQQTLTDDSLHTLFCEVEAIINGRPLTRVTDDPDCLQPLNPSMLLNLKGSPGPVMNTDNKNLYARQRWKQVQYLADLFWKRWSKEYLPLLQERQKWNIKRRDVKKGDIVLALNERLPRGTWPLAQVIEVMCDSDGHMRSAKLKTVSGEYIPPISKMCLLLENEINTEN; encoded by the coding sequence ATGTCAACTAGAGGCATCTCATGGTGCTTCAATCCACCACATGCTTCACATTTCGGTGGAGTCTGGGAACGTCAAATTCGCTCTATCAGGCGTGTTTTGAGTGGTATTTGCTATCAACAGACACTAACTGATGATAGTCTTCACACTCTGTTCTGCGAAGTTGAAGCCATCATTAACGGCAGACCCTTGACCAGAGTTACGGACGACCCTGATTGCCTGCAACCACTGAATCCGAGCATGCTGCTGAACTTGAAGGGTTCACCTGGTCCAGTCATGAATACCGATAACAAGAATCTGTATGCTCGTCAGCGCTGGAAGCAGGTGCAGTACTTGGCTGACCTCTTTTGGAAGAGGTGGTCTAAAGAGTATCTACCTCTCCTCCAAGAGCGCCAAAAGTGGAACATTAAACGGCGTGATGTCAAGAAAGGAGACATAGTTTTAGCCTTGAATGAGAGGCTGCCCAGAGGTACATGGCCTCTTGCTCAAGTGATAGAGGTAATGTGTGATAGTGATGGACATATGCGCAGTGCTAAACTGAAAACTGTCAGTGGAGAATATATCCCGCCTATTAGCAAGATGTGCCTTCTCTTAGAAAATGAGATCAATACTGAAAACTAG
- the LOC138864949 gene encoding uncharacterized protein, with protein MWIRGPRFLHEPESSWPQVPDVKHGSLEDDVEVKVSVMPDGRVQASRKIVRLRPFLQDGLLRVGGRLRHSGRDFNVTHPIILPNKSSLVKLMVRWHHEKLAHCVQNNLLSELRQKFWVVHANAVARSVVRSCMKCRAICARPMAQEMADLPGDRIIPGQPPFTHTGTDCFGPFLVRKGGSNFKRYGIVFTCLTSRAVHIEVMDSIETDSFINALRRFTAR; from the exons ATGTGGATTAGAGGACCAAGATTTCTTCATGAACCTGAATCTAGCTGGCCGCAAGTTCCAGATGTTAAACATGGATCACTGGAAGATGATGTAGAAGTAAAGGTGTCTGTCATG CCAGATGGGAGAGTACAAGCCTCAAGAAAGATAGTGAGATTAAGACCTTTTCTACAAGATGGCTTGCTTAGAGTAGGTGGGCGCCTAAGACACTCTGGGCGTGACTTCAATGTCACTCATCCAATTATCCTACCCAATAAGTCATCTTTGGTGAAGCTGATGGTGAGGTGGCATCACGAGAAGTTAGCTCACTGTGTTCAGAACAATCTTCTCTCTGAGTTAAGACAAAAATTTTGGGTTGTACATGCAAATGCTGTTGCACGTTCTGTGGTAAGGAGTTGCATGAAATGCAGGGCCATCTGTGCACGACCAATGGCTCAAGAAATGGCTGACCTTCCTGGAGATCGTATTATACCAGGCCAGccaccatttacacacacaggcaccgacTGTTTTGGACCCTTTCTCGTCAGGAAAGGCGGGTCAAACTTTAAGAGATATGGCATAGTCTTTACATGCCTAACATCACGTGCAGTCCATATTGAGGTCATGGACTCAATAGAAACGGACTCATTTATCAACGCTCTTCGACGATTTACAGCAAGATGA
- the LOC113810990 gene encoding uncharacterized protein, with translation MCSNWIVTSVEPHHKSGNLDPQVSRESEVNVTAGPVHFAVNAAIVPETPLPKWSTPVNPVLNGANIAQGKLPITPLTTIPEPNENLLTRSNLHPSAAPFVNINRVPCCHTSGHDFISHTTSSRPLNMDEVAQMVCAMNQSVLTQQEQARISLLPPVKLERFDGDFSKFTQFCRTFEWNVESNTNDPRRRLTQLYNQLDGPPKDLTEGCLHLPPDHGYDEAWRMLREEYENSSELLESFISKLFAWKDIEVGDAEGLKKYGSYLFNVEMASGDNICRMELRETISKIVGKLPRYLRTKWASRCVDPDTKSASSFSALVKFVKDQARIAQEIRYIEAGRGKPSHTTNKPIIIRKPVNSLNVHALDMNAMDMTPSTSGKCHCCNGQGHKLFACYKFGRKDVDERWDIVTHNKLCFRCLKPGYGHRFCNDKSQCDRCGAYYHHTLLHRPIAKSFAPSRKYKRSPTGSVEVFSNENIPDCYEKLGTPSSSTGGGIEAKGSVTPSVNSPLTDALPCANILDCEPDGRIMMKILPVRVNNSVSTYAFIDGGAAPTLAARSLIQHLGIQGLPVRQAMKTENAIFLCNERVPLMLSSIGGGNNITVNEVYITDKLSITTDSMMPVNWTKKWLHLNDVDPQRLPGDNQEVEIIIGLNSILNRHILDQRHGTDDEPSAYLTRFGWVVFGPTGPRNPLPAPVYHISPTQDLGECLREHFNADFWEKEVHSQREDSLEDKLFSDKISQSIHQESGKYVVKLPFRDSSPLPNNREMAVRRMKSLKRKLESDKTFKETYITQMEKNISKQYAEIVPPSGLERNDGRIWYMPHHAVRHPTKLKVRVVYDLKAKFNGTSLNDHLLQGPDLTNPLIGVLIRFRHGHYAVTADIEEMFYQVKVPLEDRDVFRFLWWPDGDINKPVSDYRMNVHVFGARSSPSCVNYALRKTAEDHGEVFNEQAVTAIIQSFYVDNLLLAHDDKVRLIKIIKDLIALCNAGGWRLNQWTANNKDVLKKIPESERDASVASLDLSKDDLPVERTLGVHWSMAEDCFTLKICLGDKPLTRRGVLSIVASIYDPLGMVAPLTLPAKMILQDMCQMQLGWDENMGDKEAARWRKWLEQLPKLSRFKLPRSVVPISFGSVISYQLHHFADASQSGYGIASYLKMVNASERVYCTLVMAPARVAPLKPTTISRLELTAATVAARMDCKLRKELGLKLEDSVFWTDSTSVLMYLFNQKARYHTFVQIE, from the coding sequence ATGTGTAGCAACTGGATTGTAACAAGCGTAGAACCCCATCATAAAAGTGGAAATCTGGACCCACAAGTGAGTCGTGAAAGTGAAGTCAACGTGACTGCAGGGCCAGTCCACTTTGCTGTCAATGCTGCCATAGTCCCTGAAACTCCTCTACCTAAATGGTCAACTCCAGTCAATCCTGTACTAAATGGAGCTAATATAGCCCAGGGTAAGCTCCCCATTACACCACTTACTACCATTCCAGAACCTAATGAGAATCTATTGACAAGGAGTAACCTACATCCTTCAGCTGCTCCTTTTGTAAACATCAACAGAGTACCTTGCTGCCATACCTCAGGCCATGATTTCATCAGCCATACAACATCTTCAAGGCCATTGAATATGGATGAAGTAGCTCAGATGGTTTGTGCTATGAACCAGTCAGTTTTAACCCAACAAGAACAGGCTCGCATATCATTACTCCCTCCGGTTAAATTAGAACGTTTTGATGGAGACTTTTCGAAATTCACTCAGTTCTGTAGGACATTTGAATGGAATGTTGAGAGCAACACTAATGATCCAAGGCGAAGGCTCACACAGCTCTACAACCAGTTGGATGGCCCACCAAAGGACCTTACTGAAGGTTGCCTTCACCTACCACCTGACCATGGATATGACGAAGCGTGGAGGATGctgagagaagaatatgaaaattcCAGTGAACTCCTCGAGTCCTTCATCTCAAAATTATTTGCATGGAAAGACATTGAAGTTGGAGATGCAGAAGGTCTAAAGAAATACGGCTCCTACCTATTTAATGTAGAGATGGCCTCAGGTGATAATATCTGCCGGATGGAGTTGCGTGAGACAATATCTAAAATTGTTGGTAAGCTGCCGAGATACTTGAGAACCAAGTGGGCCTCGAGATGTGTAGATCCTGACACTAAATCTGCAAGCTCATTCTCTGCACTTGTTAAATTTGTTAAAGATCAAGCCAGGATAGCACAGGAAATACGTTATATTGAAGCAGGAAGAGGTAAGCCAAGTCACACGACCAATAAACCCATCATCATTCGGAAGCCTGTAAATAGTCTAAATGTCCATGCTCTAGATATGAATGCAATGGATATGACCCCAAGTACCAGCGGTAAATGCCACTGTTGTAATGGCCAAGGACATAAGCTTTTTGCATGTTATAAGTTCGGCAGGAAAGATGTTGACGAACGATGGGATATTGTCACACACAACAAGCTATGTTTTCGCTGCTTAAAACCCGGCTATGGCCATCGTTTCTGTAATGACAAGAGTCAGTGCGATCGATGTGGTGCCTACTATCACCACACACTGTTACACCGGCCAATAGCAAAGAGTTTTGCACCATCCCGTAAGTACAAGAGATCTCCAACTGGGAGTGTTGAGGTGTTCAGCAATGAGAACATACCTGACTGTTACGAGAAATTAGGTACACCTAGTTCCTCAACTGGGGGTGGCATAGAAGCCAAGGGAAGTGTGACCCCAAGTGTTAATTCTCCATTAACAGATGCTCTACCCTGTGCTAATATTCTTGATTGTGAGCCTGATGggaggattatgatgaagatcCTGCCTGTCCGAGTGAATAACAGCGTCTCCACTTACGCCTTCATAGATGGTGGTGCTGCACCAACTCTGGCTGCTCGAAGCTTAATACAACATTTGGGAATCCAAGGCTTACCAGTGAGGCAagcaatgaaaactgaaaatgcAATATTCTTGTGCAACGAGCGTGTACCACTTATGTTGAGCAGCATAGGCGGTGGAAATAACATTACCGTAAATGAAGTGTACATTACAGACAAACTCAGCATAACTACTGACAGCATGATGCCCGTGAACTGGACTAAAAAATGGCTTCATCTGAATGATGTGGATCCACAAAGATTGCCTGGCGACAATCAAGAGGTGGAAATTATAATTGGACTCAATAGCATTTTGAACCGTCACATACTCGACCAGAGACATGGGACTGATGACGAACCCTCAGCCTATCTTACCAGATTTGGCTGGGTTGTCTTTGGACCAACTGGCCCCAGAAATCCTTTGCCTGCCCCGGTATATCATATTTCCCCAACACAAGATCTTGGCGAGTGCTTACGAGAGCACTTCAATGCTGACTTTTGGGAAAAGGAAGTTCATTCCCAACGTGAAGATTCGCTGGAAGATAAGTTATTCTCCGATAAGATCTCACAGTCCATTCATCAAGAATCGGGTAAATATGTAGTCAAACTTCCCTTCAGGGACAGTAGTCCACTTCCAAACAATCGTGAAATGGCTGTACGTAGAATGAAAAGCCTCAAAAGGAAGCTGGAATCTGACAAGACTTTCAAGGAGACATACATCActcaaatggaaaagaatataagTAAACAGTATGCTGAAATAGTACCTCCATCAGGATTAGAACGAAATGATGGTAGAATATGGTACATGCCACATCATGCTGTGCGTCATCCCACTAAGCTAAAGGTACGTGTCGTCTATGACCTTAAAGCTAAATTCAATGGCACTTCCCTAAATGACCATCTTCTTCAAGGGCCAGACCTCACAAATCCTCTAATAGGGGTACTCATACGGTTCAGGCATGGTCACTATGCAGTCACAGCGGACATCGAGGAGATGTTTTATCAGGTTAAGGTTCCCCTAGAGGATCGTGATGTGTTCCGTTTTTTATGGTGGCcagatggtgatatcaataagcCTGTAAGTGATTACCGAATGAATGTTCATGTTTTTGGTGCTAGATCCTCTCCTAGCTGTGTAAATTATGCCTTAAGGAAGACTGCTGAGGACCACGGTGAGGTTTTTAATGAACAAGCTGTCACTGCCATAATACAAAGTTTTTATGTTGATAATCTCCTGCTGGCCCATGATGACAAAGTGAGACtgataaaaatcatcaaagaTCTCATTGCTCTCTGTAATGCAGGTGGTTGGCGTCTGAACCAATGGACAGCCAATAACAAGGACGTGCTCAAGAAGATTCCTGAATCGGAGAGGGATGCGTCAGTTGCTTCTCTAGACCTCAGTAAGGATGATCTCCCAGTTGAAAGGACCTTGGGTGTACACTGGTCGATGGCCGAAGATTGCTTCACATTAAAAATCTGCCTTGGTGACAAGCCACTAACACGCCGAGGAGTTTTATCTATCGTAGCATCTATATATGACCCACTTGGCATGGTGGCGCCCTTGACACTGCCAGCAAAAATGATTCTTCAAGACATGTGTCAGATGCAGTTAGGCTGGGATGAAAATATGGGTGATAAGGAAGCTGCCCGTTGGAGAAAATGGTTGGAACAGTTACCAAAATTGTCAAGATTTAAGCTGCCACGAAGCGTAGTGCCCATTTCCTTTGGTTCCGTCATTTCTTATCAGCTCCATCATTTTGCAGATGCAAGTCAGTCTGGTTATGGCATAGCCTCCTACTTGAAGATGGTAAATGCCTCGGAAAGGGTATACTGCACTTTAGTTATGGCACCAGCAAGAGTTGCACCTCTGAAACCGACAACTATTTCAAGACTAGAACTGACGGCTGCCACCGTTGCAGCTCGAATGGACTGTAAATTACGAAAGGAACTGGGGTTGAAATTGGAAGATTCAGTCTTTTGGACAGACAGCACTTCAGTGCTCATGTACTTGTTCAATCAGAAGGCTCGTTACCACACCTTTGTGCAAATCGAGTGA